Below is a genomic region from Candidatus Hydrogenedentota bacterium.
ACAAACGACATCAACGCCCAATACGAGCCAACTAGAATTACAAAGGTAATCAAGAGCCCGCGTGGACTCTTCACGTGGCAGTAGATAAGGCTTCCAAACAGGTAACACAAAGCGAGGCGCTGCATCACGCCGCACAAGACATCCTCTTCGTGAATCTTCGCGAACCCCTCGTCGTAAATGAAGGCCAGAAAGAACATTAGCAGGAAACGCCGGAAGATGCGCTTATAGGCGCCTGTTAGTCCCTCATTGGCGATAATCTTGTCCAGGGACAAGGTAATCGAGATACCAATAACGAATAAGAACGTAGGAAAGATCACATCGTAAAAGACAAATCCTTCCCATTTGGGATGGGTCAATTGCCGTGACAAGAAGCCCGCGATTCCCGTGGGACTGATCGCCTTGAACGCTTCGCTGTAAGAGTCGTTTCCAATAATCCAGAACATGACAAACCCACGCAACACGTCTACAGCCAGCTTGCGCCCCGGCGCAGGCGCCTCAGTAGTTCCTGCAGCAGCCATTGTAATCCCTCTCCTAAATTGTGAATCCCCGACCAATAAACCGCGCCACTCCGGTCACGTCATTCATGGGACCGCAACGGCAACGTCAGTGCATTCTGCATAAACGAATTTCGGACAGCCTACCCCGGATTTCTCACGAACACACTTGAACCTCTCTCGTAAGCATTGTGTTTACGAGACTTGCGGCGAAAAACAAAGCGGTTCTCCGAAAACAGAGTGTGTTCGCGAGAAATCCTCATGGCATAACCTCAACGTTTTGCACGTGAGCAATTTGCGTCGGCGCTCAATCGCGCCGGTGCAAATTGCGGGCTACTCCTGCTGGTCATCCTCCTCTTCAATCGCGGCGTCCATTCGAACAGAGACATCCACACTCTGCGACCCCAGCGGAAATGCGAATTCCATCTGCTGGTGCCGGACGAGCTTGTATCGCTTCAGCAAGCGCAACGTCTGCAGCGTTGCCGACGCACCGTAATTGCCGCTTTCGTCCACTTTGTCTATGAGGTCGCGAAGGACCAGCGGGAATTCGAAGACATGGCCCACGCCGGTCTGCTGCAATAAGTGAAGCGACCGCGCGCGCAATTCCGAGGAAGCGGGCAATTCGGAAAGAACCAGAATGGTGCGAAACGGCTGCCCGCCGAAAAGGTCTCGCGCCAGAGCCAGCGATTCATCCGAAACGAAGCTCGAAAGCACCGGATTGGCTTCGATTACCGACGGATAGAACCGGTCTCCATGCCATGCGCGCACTTCGACCACCGCCCGCTCAATTGGTGGCAGGTCTGCGGGATGCAGCAAGAATGGCAATTCACGCGGATGACCGGGATTGGTGTTTTGAACAAAGAGCTGGCCGGCATTCTCTCCCGGACGCAAGCGCCGCGAGGTCTGCTGCCAATTCGTCATGACCTGAAACAGATTGAGCTCGAAGAATTCGCGCACCAATTGGACGTTTACGTCGCCCATAGCAGACCCGCGTCCTTCTCGTTATCGCCGGCCCTCGTCATCACTCTAAGCGCGGCTACCCTTCTATTGGCTGTTCCGCAACGACTGGCCAAGCCTATGGTCCGGATTGCGCGCCACAATGCGTTCGCCAATCTCTCTCGCGCGGTCCGCCCTGCCCAATCGCTCGTAACACATGCCCTGCTTGGCAAGGACATCCAACTGCGTGAAACTCTCCCCGAAGGCCGTAAAGTACCGGTCCGACTCAGTCTCGCCAATACGATCGTCGGCAGCCCGATAGTGCTCCAGTGCTTTCGGAAAGTCGTCCCGCGCAAAATACACCTCACCGCGAAGATAGTGCCCCTCCGGCTGGTCGGGGTTCAATTCAACGGATTTTTGCAGCAACTTGTCCGCCGATTCCAACGACGAGTTCGACAACAGGAGATTGCCCGCGAATTTCGCCGCGCGTCCCAATAGAAACAGAGCGGCGAAATTGGAGCCTCCGCTGGCAACCGCGGCTTGTGCCTCGCGCACCGCCATATCCCAGTTGCAGTCAGCGAAATATGTTTGCGCCAGACCCATTGTTGCGCGCACGTTCGACGGGTCCATGCCCAACAACTGCTCAAATTCTTTGCGGGCCTCCTGCGGCTGCCCCGCTGCCAGAAACGCATATCCCAGATCCAGGCGAGGCGCCGCTTGCGCAGGCTTCTTCTTGACTACCTGAGCA
It encodes:
- a CDS encoding tetratricopeptide repeat protein is translated as MPFGGENAESYYDEGLTAGMKGELGRAAKCFEKAIRLDNSYAAAYHQLGKVCLRMGDPQRAIDLIAQVVKKKPAQAAPRLDLGYAFLAAGQPQEARKEFEQLLGMDPSNVRATMGLAQTYFADCNWDMAVREAQAAVASGGSNFAALFLLGRAAKFAGNLLLSNSSLESADKLLQKSVELNPDQPEGHYLRGEVYFARDDFPKALEHYRAADDRIGETESDRYFTAFGESFTQLDVLAKQGMCYERLGRADRAREIGERIVARNPDHRLGQSLRNSQ